The following proteins come from a genomic window of Deltaproteobacteria bacterium:
- a CDS encoding acyl-CoA dehydrogenase family protein, translating to MDFELTDELKMLKEMAYKFAQAEFSGFSQECDREEKYTPDIRRKAAENGLVGAWIPEEYGGAGAGFLGNAIITEELSKIDMGIGLNVVAATFGCESILHFGTEEQKKTYLPPVCTGEQVSAGAFTEPNAGTDVAGYRTKAVKDGGDYVINGNKMFITNGTVCNFMVAQCITNPEEKKHNSFSLIVVPADASGITRNKIHGKLGIRSSDTAEIAFEDVRVPQSNLVGKEGNGFRQLMHFFDTTRVMVAGQALGLSEACLETSIKYVKERTAFGAPLGSFQLTQMKLTEMAIKIEALRGLIYKAAWLVDQGRPDYTLAAMAKYFGGQTAVYCANYAVELHGGYGYIDEYKVQKWYRDAKILELYEGTKEAEIMTIGRMLQAR from the coding sequence ATGGATTTTGAATTGACCGATGAACTGAAGATGTTGAAGGAGATGGCATACAAATTTGCTCAGGCTGAGTTTTCCGGGTTTTCTCAGGAATGTGACAGAGAGGAAAAATATACACCCGATATCCGTAGAAAGGCTGCCGAAAACGGTCTTGTCGGAGCCTGGATTCCGGAAGAATACGGTGGCGCCGGGGCAGGTTTTTTGGGTAATGCCATTATCACGGAAGAACTTTCCAAAATAGACATGGGAATCGGATTGAATGTTGTTGCCGCCACGTTTGGTTGTGAATCGATATTACACTTCGGGACGGAAGAACAGAAAAAAACATATCTCCCTCCCGTCTGCACGGGGGAACAGGTCAGTGCGGGAGCATTTACGGAACCAAATGCCGGCACAGACGTGGCGGGATACAGGACGAAGGCTGTAAAAGACGGGGGTGACTATGTCATCAATGGAAACAAGATGTTCATAACCAACGGTACCGTCTGCAACTTTATGGTCGCCCAGTGCATTACCAACCCGGAGGAGAAGAAGCACAACAGTTTCAGCCTCATCGTGGTGCCCGCTGATGCATCGGGCATAACGAGAAATAAGATTCATGGGAAATTGGGAATCCGTTCCAGTGACACGGCAGAAATCGCCTTTGAGGATGTACGGGTTCCCCAGTCAAATTTGGTTGGCAAGGAAGGCAACGGCTTCCGCCAGTTGATGCACTTCTTTGATACAACGAGAGTGATGGTTGCCGGCCAGGCTCTCGGCCTGTCCGAAGCCTGTCTGGAGACAAGCATCAAGTACGTCAAGGAAAGAACGGCATTTGGGGCCCCTCTGGGCTCCTTCCAGTTGACCCAGATGAAACTCACCGAGATGGCAATTAAAATAGAGGCCTTACGAGGTCTTATTTACAAAGCGGCATGGCTGGTTGATCAGGGACGGCCGGACTATACTTTGGCAGCAATGGCAAAATACTTCGGTGGCCAGACAGCAGTATATTGTGCAAACTATGCCGTGGAACTTCACGGCGGGTATGGATACATCGACGAGTACAAGGTCCAGAAATGGTACCGTGATGCCAAGATCCTTGAACTTTATGAAGGGACAAAAGAAGCTGAAATTATGACCATTGGCAGAATGCTGCAGGCACGTTAA
- the rpe gene encoding ribulose-phosphate 3-epimerase, protein MKKIAPSILSADFSRLGEEILAVEAAGADWIHIDVMDGHFVPNITIGPRPIQSLRKITRLPFDVHLMIENPERYIDAFADAGSDLITVHVEAARHLHRIIAHIRERGIKAGVSLNPATPLVQVEPILNDVDVLLIMTVNPGFGGQKFINSALPKIRKAREMVNSTAPNVAIEVDGGVTLDNIKSIAEAGADIIVAGASVFGSGNYKQTIGAMKAILGT, encoded by the coding sequence ATGAAAAAAATTGCCCCATCAATCCTTTCTGCTGACTTCAGTAGGTTAGGTGAAGAAATCCTGGCCGTCGAAGCGGCAGGCGCCGACTGGATTCACATCGATGTCATGGACGGTCATTTCGTTCCCAATATTACCATCGGACCAAGGCCGATACAATCGCTCCGGAAGATCACCAGACTGCCTTTCGATGTGCACCTCATGATCGAAAACCCGGAACGGTATATCGATGCCTTTGCTGATGCGGGGAGTGACCTAATTACTGTTCATGTCGAGGCTGCACGTCACCTCCACAGGATAATTGCTCATATAAGGGAAAGGGGCATCAAGGCGGGCGTTTCTCTCAATCCGGCAACACCCCTTGTTCAGGTTGAACCCATTCTGAACGATGTCGATGTCCTTCTTATCATGACGGTCAATCCCGGATTTGGCGGGCAGAAATTCATAAACAGTGCCTTACCGAAGATACGAAAGGCCCGGGAGATGGTGAATTCCACAGCACCTAACGTTGCTATCGAAGTTGACGGCGGTGTGACCCTTGATAACATTAAATCTATTGCCGAAGCCGGGGCAGACATCATCGTTGCAGGTGCTTCCGTTTTCGGAAGCGGAAACTATAAACAGACTATTGGGGCAATGAAGGCCATCTTAGGTACTTGA
- a CDS encoding 3-deoxy-D-manno-octulosonic acid transferase yields the protein MYVLYNILLLIAALLALPYYALKMILTGKYRKSLGPKFGLTGPEIFKEMKGSPRIWIHAVSVGEVTAAAPVVASLKTRFPEACIILSTGTETGQEMARRIITAASFIYYPLDIPWVVRKVIRSVKPDIFILTETELWPNFIRTCREQGIQIIMVNGRISPRSYKKYAMTRFFWKDILNTIGEMGVISEIDAERLKALGMLPSRIHVMGNAKYDSLAAKASPEIQEEIARRLNMTKDDRVIVAGSTHDGEEKIVLTVYRSLLKTYPDFKLIIIPRHPERGQAVLALAREAGFNDCITMTEMNGGRCRTGEPVIVVDVIGELFKLYSLASIVFCGGSLVPKGGQNILEPAAWGKVIFYGPFMGDFRDEKELLEKTGAGITIGSGEELLDGILTLVSDPDSLAKRGDEGRKMVVKNMGAAERYSAMIQSRLIRNNSQH from the coding sequence ATGTACGTACTGTATAACATCCTGTTATTGATAGCTGCCCTGCTTGCTCTTCCCTATTACGCATTAAAAATGATATTGACGGGGAAGTACAGAAAGAGCCTCGGCCCGAAGTTCGGGCTTACCGGTCCCGAAATTTTTAAAGAGATGAAAGGTTCTCCCAGGATATGGATACATGCCGTATCTGTCGGCGAGGTGACCGCCGCCGCCCCTGTTGTTGCTTCCCTGAAGACACGCTTCCCTGAAGCCTGCATCATCCTCTCTACCGGCACGGAAACAGGCCAGGAAATGGCCCGCAGGATTATCACCGCCGCATCTTTTATCTATTACCCCCTTGATATCCCCTGGGTTGTCAGAAAGGTTATCCGTTCCGTAAAACCGGATATTTTTATCCTCACAGAGACCGAACTCTGGCCCAATTTCATCAGGACGTGCAGAGAGCAGGGAATACAGATTATAATGGTGAACGGACGCATCTCGCCCCGGTCTTATAAAAAATATGCCATGACGCGGTTCTTCTGGAAGGACATCTTGAATACGATCGGCGAAATGGGAGTGATTTCAGAAATCGATGCCGAGCGGCTGAAAGCCCTCGGAATGTTACCATCGAGAATTCATGTTATGGGGAATGCGAAATACGACAGTCTTGCAGCGAAGGCATCCCCGGAGATTCAGGAGGAGATCGCGCGAAGGCTGAATATGACGAAAGATGACAGGGTCATTGTGGCGGGAAGCACCCATGACGGTGAGGAAAAAATTGTCCTTACCGTTTACAGAAGCCTCCTTAAAACATACCCCGATTTCAAATTGATTATCATCCCCCGTCACCCTGAAAGAGGTCAGGCAGTCCTTGCCCTGGCGAGAGAGGCAGGGTTTAATGATTGTATAACAATGACCGAGATGAATGGTGGACGGTGCCGTACCGGTGAACCGGTCATCGTTGTTGACGTCATCGGCGAACTCTTCAAGCTATACAGTCTGGCCAGTATTGTCTTCTGCGGGGGGTCTCTTGTCCCAAAGGGCGGACAGAACATTCTCGAACCTGCCGCATGGGGCAAGGTTATCTTTTACGGACCCTTCATGGGAGACTTCAGGGATGAAAAGGAACTTTTAGAAAAGACCGGCGCCGGGATAACGATTGGAAGCGGCGAAGAATTGCTCGATGGCATCCTTACGCTTGTTTCTGACCCTGATTCCCTCGCTAAGAGAGGAGATGAGGGGCGCAAAATGGTGGTCAAGAATATGGGCGCCGCGGAAAGATACTCCGCGATGATCCAGTCACGCCTGATTCGTAACAATTCTCAGCACTAA